The Caldisalinibacter kiritimatiensis genome window below encodes:
- the purH gene encoding bifunctional phosphoribosylaminoimidazolecarboxamide formyltransferase/IMP cyclohydrolase produces the protein MPRALISVYDKTGVVEFAKKLVGLGWEIISTGGTARKLTEAGIDVIDVSEVTEFPECFDGRVKTLHPKIHGGLLAIRDNKEHVEGMDKLGIKPIDMVVNNLYPFKETILKKDVTHEEIIENIDIGGPSMLRAAAKNYKYVSVVVDPRDYDKIIKELQDNGKVSLETNKYLAAKVFQHTSNYDALISKYFNDIAGIEMPELLTLTYEKRQDLRYGENPHQAAAFYTETQETEGTLSNAVQLHGKELSFNNINDTNGALEILKEYEETTVVAVKHANPCGIGTAETISEAFQKAYEADKLSIFGGIIAANEEIDKETAEMINKIFIEVVVAPSYTKEALEVLKSKKNIRILQLQDIKKNDYKTYDMKKVLGGLLIQDRDNMLLKDELKVVTDREPTDKELEDLIFAWKAVKNAKSNGIVLAKDKATIAVGPGQVSRIWALENAIKQGGEMVKGSVMASDAFFPFSDSVEAAAKAGVTAIIQPGGSIRDNESIEAANKYGIAMVFTGIRHFKH, from the coding sequence ATGCCAAGAGCTTTAATAAGCGTTTATGACAAAACAGGTGTTGTAGAATTTGCTAAAAAGTTGGTTGGATTAGGATGGGAAATTATATCTACTGGAGGTACTGCTAGGAAACTAACTGAAGCAGGAATAGACGTTATAGATGTATCAGAGGTTACAGAATTTCCAGAATGTTTTGATGGGAGAGTAAAGACATTACACCCTAAAATTCATGGTGGGCTATTAGCTATAAGGGATAATAAAGAACATGTTGAAGGCATGGATAAACTTGGAATAAAACCAATAGACATGGTTGTAAATAATTTATATCCATTTAAGGAAACTATATTAAAGAAAGACGTAACCCATGAAGAAATAATAGAAAACATAGATATTGGTGGACCATCTATGTTGAGAGCAGCTGCAAAGAATTATAAATATGTTTCAGTAGTTGTAGACCCAAGGGATTATGACAAGATTATAAAGGAGCTACAAGACAATGGAAAAGTATCATTAGAAACTAACAAATATTTAGCAGCTAAAGTATTTCAGCATACAAGCAACTATGACGCTCTTATATCAAAATATTTTAATGATATAGCTGGAATAGAAATGCCAGAATTACTTACTTTAACCTATGAAAAGAGACAGGATTTAAGATATGGAGAAAATCCTCACCAAGCTGCTGCATTTTATACAGAAACACAGGAAACAGAAGGAACTCTTTCTAATGCAGTACAGTTACACGGTAAAGAATTATCATTTAATAATATTAACGATACTAATGGTGCATTAGAAATATTAAAGGAATATGAAGAAACAACAGTTGTAGCAGTAAAACACGCAAATCCTTGTGGGATAGGAACTGCAGAGACTATAAGTGAAGCATTTCAGAAGGCATATGAAGCAGATAAGCTTTCAATATTCGGTGGTATAATAGCTGCCAATGAAGAAATAGATAAAGAAACTGCTGAAATGATTAATAAAATCTTTATCGAAGTAGTAGTTGCTCCTTCGTATACTAAAGAAGCTTTAGAAGTACTTAAGTCTAAAAAGAATATAAGAATTTTACAACTTCAAGATATAAAGAAAAATGATTATAAGACTTATGATATGAAAAAGGTATTAGGAGGATTATTAATTCAAGATAGAGATAATATGTTATTAAAAGATGAATTAAAAGTAGTAACAGATAGAGAGCCTACAGATAAAGAACTGGAAGACTTGATATTTGCATGGAAAGCAGTAAAAAATGCAAAGTCCAATGGTATAGTATTAGCAAAGGATAAAGCAACAATAGCAGTAGGGCCAGGCCAAGTGAGTAGAATATGGGCATTAGAGAATGCAATCAAGCAAGGAGGAGAAATGGTTAAGGGTAGTGTTATGGCATCAGATGCATTTTTCCCATTTTCAGATAGTGTAGAAGCTGCTGCTAAGGCAGGAGTAACTGCTATTATTCAGCCAGGAGGCTCTATTAGAGATAATGAATCAATAGAAGCTGCCAACAAATATGGTATAGCAATGGTATTTACAGGAATTAGACACTTTAAGCATTAA
- a CDS encoding alkaline phosphatase, with translation MFNKKLFSKIIVAFLFVSLLVVSGISGLDSTEAFAAQQSKAPKYVFYFIGDGLGASQRQIAEFYKQHLTGDKNAKLTMNTFPVAGMNTTYSADTLVTDSAAAGTALAAGHKTNNGMISVLPNGKPVKTLVEAAEEKGMATGVITTTRLTHATAAVFASHNPDRNAENEIAEDYLDSGVEFFAGGGYRHFLPQGWDKYEPGIKSKRKDNKNLVADFIGNGYKVFYGEKGAEWFRKYEPKGQEKVFAPLTYSHMPYEIDRVNDNAYPSLGEITEKGIDVLSKYENGFFLMVEGGRIDHACHANDAAGSIHDTLAFDKALEEAVEFYNEHPEETLIVVVGDHETGGMGLGFSKNYFLKLEHLDGQKASFDGVIFGKYDGDRKAYFDYIAEVAGLTDLTAKERAEIEKAMDIVDSGEEYDVAVYGPSYYGPVGVATTHVLSERANVQWTTYAHSGTAIPMSAMGVGAENFGGYKDNTEIARTMAELMGFELTK, from the coding sequence ATGTTTAACAAGAAATTATTTTCTAAGATTATCGTAGCTTTTCTATTTGTATCTTTATTAGTAGTTAGTGGTATCAGTGGATTAGATAGTACTGAAGCCTTTGCAGCACAACAGTCAAAAGCACCTAAATATGTATTTTATTTTATTGGTGATGGTTTAGGAGCTTCTCAAAGACAAATAGCAGAATTTTATAAGCAACATTTAACAGGAGATAAAAATGCTAAGCTTACTATGAACACTTTCCCAGTAGCAGGAATGAACACTACATATTCAGCAGATACTTTAGTTACTGACTCTGCAGCAGCAGGAACTGCTTTAGCAGCAGGACATAAAACAAACAACGGAATGATATCTGTATTACCAAATGGTAAGCCAGTTAAAACTTTAGTTGAAGCAGCTGAAGAAAAGGGAATGGCAACAGGAGTAATTACAACTACAAGACTTACACATGCAACTGCAGCAGTATTTGCTTCTCATAACCCAGATAGAAATGCAGAAAATGAAATTGCGGAAGATTATTTAGATAGTGGAGTAGAGTTCTTTGCAGGTGGTGGATATAGACACTTCTTACCACAAGGTTGGGACAAATACGAACCAGGAATCAAGTCAAAAAGAAAAGACAACAAGAACTTAGTAGCAGACTTCATTGGTAACGGATACAAAGTTTTCTATGGAGAAAAAGGAGCTGAATGGTTTAGAAAATATGAACCAAAAGGACAAGAAAAAGTATTCGCTCCATTAACTTATTCACATATGCCATATGAAATAGATAGAGTAAATGATAATGCATACCCAAGTTTAGGAGAAATTACTGAAAAAGGAATTGATGTACTTTCTAAATATGAAAACGGATTTTTCTTAATGGTTGAAGGTGGAAGAATTGACCATGCATGTCACGCTAACGATGCAGCTGGTTCAATCCATGATACATTAGCTTTCGATAAAGCTTTAGAAGAAGCAGTTGAGTTTTACAATGAGCATCCAGAAGAGACTTTAATAGTAGTAGTTGGAGACCACGAAACTGGTGGTATGGGATTAGGATTCTCTAAAAACTATTTCTTAAAGTTAGAGCACTTAGACGGACAAAAAGCTTCTTTCGATGGTGTAATCTTTGGAAAATATGATGGAGATAGAAAAGCATACTTTGATTATATAGCTGAAGTTGCAGGTTTAACTGATTTAACAGCAAAAGAAAGAGCTGAAATAGAAAAGGCTATGGATATAGTAGACAGTGGAGAAGAATATGATGTAGCTGTTTATGGTCCATCTTACTATGGTCCAGTTGGAGTTGCTACAACTCACGTTCTTTCAGAAAGAGCTAATGTTCAATGGACAACATACGCTCACTCTGGTACAGCTATTCCAATGTCAGCAATGGGTGTAGGTGCTGAAAACTTTGGTGGATACAAAGATAATACAGAAATAGCTAGAACAATGGCTGAACTTATGGGATTTGAATTAACTAAGTAG
- the purN gene encoding phosphoribosylglycinamide formyltransferase — protein sequence MSLTKIGVLISGSGTNLQSLIDNTRNGHINGKIEVVISNKKDAYGLKRAENNGIDSLYINRKEFDSDLEFNRKIIEELKKRNIELVVLAGYLKILSHEFVREYKNRIINIHPSLIPSFCGKGYYGKKVHQAVLEYGVKVTGATVHFVDEGTDTGPIILQKTVNVDTNDTVETLQKKVLKIEHEILPEAVKLYCDRKLKIKGRKVEVSVSS from the coding sequence ATGTCATTAACGAAAATAGGAGTTCTTATATCTGGAAGCGGAACAAACCTACAATCATTAATTGACAATACCAGAAACGGACATATAAATGGAAAAATAGAGGTTGTAATATCTAACAAAAAAGACGCCTATGGATTAAAAAGAGCAGAAAACAACGGAATAGATAGCCTATATATAAATAGGAAGGAATTCGATAGTGATTTAGAATTCAATAGAAAGATAATTGAAGAACTGAAGAAAAGGAATATAGAGTTAGTAGTATTAGCAGGGTATTTAAAAATATTAAGTCATGAATTTGTTAGGGAATATAAGAACAGAATAATAAATATACATCCATCTTTGATACCTAGCTTTTGTGGTAAGGGATATTATGGAAAAAAAGTACATCAAGCAGTATTAGAGTATGGAGTAAAGGTTACAGGTGCTACTGTACATTTTGTAGATGAAGGTACAGATACAGGTCCTATTATTTTACAGAAAACGGTTAATGTAGATACAAATGATACAGTAGAAACACTTCAGAAAAAGGTATTAAAGATTGAACATGAAATTTTGCCAGAAGCAGTAAAGCTATATTGTGATAGAAAGCTGAAGATAAAGGGCAGGAAAGTGGAAGTTAGTGTTAGTAGTTAG
- the purD gene encoding phosphoribosylamine--glycine ligase: MKVLVIGSGAREHALVWKIAQSDRVSKIYCAPGNGGIQKIAECINIRANDINMLLNFALKEQIDLTVVGPEAPLVDGIVDIFEENGLKIFGPNKKAARLEGSKVYSKNFMDKYNIPTAKYITYETFQKAMEGLKDFDYPLVIKADGLAGGKGVLICENEIEAENGIVELMNNKKFGEAGEKIVIEEYLEGIEASLLCLINGENIVPMESARDYKKIYDNDEGPNTGGMGCFSPNTIFDEELKDKITKEILEPLKVGFKEENMIFKGVLFIGLMITNNGPKVLEFNVRMGDPETEVVLPRLESDIVDIFEKVIDGVLDKDDLKWTSKKCLTVITASEGYPIKYEKGKEISGLDNLDKDIIVFHGGTKKTEDSLVTNGGRVLAVTALANTLEEARRLAYRNIEKINFEGMYYRKDIGAL; this comes from the coding sequence GTGAAAGTACTAGTTATAGGGAGCGGTGCCAGGGAACATGCACTCGTATGGAAAATAGCTCAAAGTGATAGGGTTTCAAAGATATACTGTGCTCCAGGTAATGGAGGTATACAAAAGATAGCAGAGTGTATAAACATTAGAGCTAATGATATAAATATGTTACTTAATTTTGCATTAAAAGAGCAGATAGATTTAACAGTTGTTGGTCCAGAAGCACCTTTAGTAGATGGAATAGTTGATATATTTGAAGAAAACGGATTGAAAATATTCGGTCCAAATAAAAAAGCTGCAAGATTAGAAGGAAGTAAAGTTTATTCTAAAAATTTTATGGATAAATATAATATACCTACTGCTAAATATATAACCTATGAAACTTTTCAAAAGGCAATGGAAGGATTAAAGGATTTTGATTATCCATTAGTTATAAAGGCTGATGGTTTAGCTGGTGGAAAAGGTGTACTTATATGTGAAAATGAAATAGAAGCAGAAAATGGAATAGTAGAGTTAATGAATAATAAAAAATTTGGTGAAGCGGGGGAAAAAATAGTTATAGAAGAGTACTTAGAAGGTATAGAGGCATCATTGTTATGTTTAATAAATGGAGAAAACATAGTTCCAATGGAGAGTGCTAGGGATTATAAGAAGATATATGATAATGATGAAGGTCCTAATACGGGAGGTATGGGTTGCTTTTCACCAAATACTATATTTGATGAGGAATTGAAGGATAAAATTACAAAAGAAATTTTAGAACCATTAAAAGTGGGTTTTAAAGAAGAAAATATGATATTTAAAGGAGTTCTTTTTATCGGTTTGATGATAACTAACAATGGACCTAAGGTATTAGAATTCAATGTACGAATGGGAGACCCAGAAACAGAGGTTGTACTTCCAAGGCTAGAAAGTGATATAGTAGATATATTTGAAAAGGTAATAGACGGAGTATTAGACAAAGATGATTTAAAATGGACATCAAAAAAGTGTTTAACCGTAATTACAGCCTCGGAAGGATATCCTATAAAATATGAAAAAGGTAAAGAAATAAGCGGATTAGACAATCTGGACAAAGATATAATTGTATTCCATGGAGGAACTAAAAAAACAGAAGATAGTTTAGTTACAAATGGAGGAAGAGTTCTAGCTGTAACAGCTTTAGCTAATACATTAGAGGAAGCTAGAAGATTAGCATATAGAAATATAGAAAAAATAAATTTTGAAGGTATGTATTATAGAAAAGATATAGGAGCATTGTAG